Genomic window (Desulfobotulus pelophilus):
TTTCAGAATGGCTCCCCTTCTTGCTTTTACTCCTGTTGTGATGCCCTTTCTGGTGCTGCCATTCTCTGAAAATCTTATCATTATTGACCTGGATATCGGTCTGATTTTTATTCTGACCATGGCGAGCCTCAACGTAATGGCAATTCTTGTGGCCGGGTGGAGTTCGAATAACAAATATGGACTCTTTGGTGCCATGCGCTCCGTTGCCCAGAATATCGCCTATGAAATTCCCATACTTCTGTCCCTTTTGTCCGTAGTGCTGATTACCAATTCTTTCAGTATG
Coding sequences:
- a CDS encoding complex I subunit 1/NuoH family protein produces the protein MDTAFFPPELLRMLIAALFVVAAVFVNALFMVYAERKIAGHIQRRPGPYEVGWHGLLQTLVDGIKLMTKELVVPRTANRLLFRMAPLLAFTPVVMPFLVLPFSENLIIIDLDIGLIFILTMASLNVMAILVAGWSSNNKYGLFGAMRSVAQNIAYEIPILLSLLSVVLITNSFSM